In the genome of Vicinamibacterales bacterium, the window AACGACGCTCCGGCCGCGGGCCGCGGGTTGCGGTGGTCGACTACAAGGCGGGGAACCTGACATCGCTGCTGAAAGGGCTCGTGGCGGCTGGCGCGGATCCGTTCGTCGCCGACGACGACACGGCGGTGTCGCGCGCCGATGCCATCGTCGTTCCGGGCGTCGGGAACTTTGCCGCGACAACGGCGATTGGCGCCGAACTGCGCGGCGCCATCACCACAGCCGCCCGCCGTGGCGTGCCTCTCCTCGGCATCTGTCTCGGACTGCAGTTTCTCTTCGAGACCAGCGAGGAGGCGCCGCAAGTGCGCGGGCTGGGCCTCCTCGAGGGCGACTGCTACCTGTTGCACGGCGACGTCAAGGTTCCGCATGTCGGCTGGAACACCCTGGAGAAGCGCGCCGATTCGCCGATTCTCGCGGGGGTGCCGGCCGCGGCCTACGTGTATTACACGCACTCCTACGCGGTCCCCGTCACCGCCGCGACCGTCGCCAGCACGACCCACGGGACGGCGTTTGCTGCCGTGGTCGACAGCGGACGCGTCTTCGGCGTCCAGTTCCATCCGGAGAAGTCCGGCGAGGACGGCATGCGCATCCTGCGCAACTTCGTGGCGCTGTGCTAGCCAAGCGCATCATCGCCTGCCTCGACGTCCGCGACGGCTGCGTCGTCAAGGGCGTGCAGTTCCAGGATCTGGCGTCGGCCGGCGATCCGGCGGCGCTGGCGCGGCGCTACAATGCGGAGGGCATCGACGAGTTGGTCATCCTCGACGTGACCGCGACGCTCGAGAACCGGCGGGCGCTCGCCGAGACGATCCGCCGCGTCTCGGCAGAGCTCTTCATCCCGCTCGCGGTCGGCGGCGGCATCCGCTCGGAGGCGGATGCGGCGGCGGCCCTTGACGGCGGCGCCGACAAGGTCGCGCTGAACAGCGCCGCGCTCGCCGACCCCTCGCTGGTCACCCGGCTGGCGCGCCGCTATGGATCGCAGGCGGTCGTCGTCGCCATCGACGCGAAGCGCGGGGACCTGGGCGCCGAAGCGCGGAGCGCGAAGGCGGCTCGCTACGCCGTCTTCGCGAGGAGCGGCAGCACCGCGACGGGACGCGACGCCGTCGAATGGGCTCGCCAGGCAACGGACGCCGGCGCCGGCGAGATCCTGCTGACCTCGATCGACCGCGACGGGACGCGATCCGGCTTCGACTGCGGGATGACGGCGGCGGTGTCGTCCGCGGTGCCGATTCCGGTCATCGCCTCGGGCGGTGCCGGCAGCTTCGAACACTTCCACGACGTCTTCACGGAGGGCCGCGCCGACGCGGCGCTGGCCGCCTCGGTCTTTCATTTCTCGGAACACGCGGTGTCGGATCTCAAGTCGTACCTGCACGGGCGCGGTGTGCCGGTGAGGCTCTTGCCATGCTGATTCCGTCGATCGATCTCCAGGGCGGGCGGATCGTGCAG includes:
- the hisH gene encoding imidazole glycerol phosphate synthase subunit HisH, which produces MSGERRSGRGPRVAVVDYKAGNLTSLLKGLVAAGADPFVADDDTAVSRADAIVVPGVGNFAATTAIGAELRGAITTAARRGVPLLGICLGLQFLFETSEEAPQVRGLGLLEGDCYLLHGDVKVPHVGWNTLEKRADSPILAGVPAAAYVYYTHSYAVPVTAATVASTTHGTAFAAVVDSGRVFGVQFHPEKSGEDGMRILRNFVALC
- the hisF gene encoding imidazole glycerol phosphate synthase subunit HisF, whose amino-acid sequence is MLAKRIIACLDVRDGCVVKGVQFQDLASAGDPAALARRYNAEGIDELVILDVTATLENRRALAETIRRVSAELFIPLAVGGGIRSEADAAAALDGGADKVALNSAALADPSLVTRLARRYGSQAVVVAIDAKRGDLGAEARSAKAARYAVFARSGSTATGRDAVEWARQATDAGAGEILLTSIDRDGTRSGFDCGMTAAVSSAVPIPVIASGGAGSFEHFHDVFTEGRADAALAASVFHFSEHAVSDLKSYLHGRGVPVRLLPC